One Edaphobacter lichenicola DNA window includes the following coding sequences:
- a CDS encoding DUF779 domain-containing protein — protein sequence MNDLPEQVVTTPAADELMGRLSNKHGELMFHQSGGCCDGSSPMCYPRGEFLVGDGDVLLATLGETPFYMSGSQFEYWKHTQLILDVVPGRGGMFSLENGEGVRFLIRSRVFTDVEIGALRAAGRI from the coding sequence ATGAACGATTTACCGGAACAGGTTGTGACGACGCCTGCCGCTGACGAGTTGATGGGCAGGTTGTCGAACAAACATGGGGAGCTGATGTTCCATCAGTCGGGAGGTTGCTGTGACGGCAGCTCCCCCATGTGCTATCCGCGTGGAGAGTTTTTAGTTGGCGACGGGGATGTGCTGCTGGCGACGCTGGGGGAGACTCCGTTTTATATGAGCGGGAGCCAGTTCGAATACTGGAAGCACACGCAGCTCATATTAGATGTGGTGCCGGGACGCGGTGGGATGTTTTCGCTGGAGAACGGGGAAGGGGTACGGTTTCTGATCCGGTCGAGGGTGTTCACGGATGTGGAGATTGGTGCTCTTAGGGCGGCTGGGCGCATTTGA